In Ornithorhynchus anatinus isolate Pmale09 chromosome 17, mOrnAna1.pri.v4, whole genome shotgun sequence, the following proteins share a genomic window:
- the CLDN3 gene encoding claudin-3 has protein sequence MSMGLELTGVALAVLGWLGTILCCSLPMWKVTAFIGSSIVTAQTIWEGLWMNCVVQSTGQMQCKVYDSLLALPQDLQAARALLVVAIILGVLGLLVSLVGAQCTNCVQDETAKAKITIVSGVVFLLTGVLTLIPVSWSANTIIRDFYNPLVVEAQKREMGAGIYIGWAAAALLLLGGGLLCCSCPPKDKKYVPAKVMYSAARSSGPSYDRKDYV, from the coding sequence ATGTCGATGGGTCTGGAGCTGACGGGGGTGGCCCTGGCGGTGCTGGGCTGGCTGGGCACCATCCTGTGCTGCTCGCTGCCCATGTGGAAGGTCACGGCCTTCATCGGCAGCAGCATCGTGACGGCCCAGACCATCTGGGAGGGGCTGTGGATGAACTGcgtggtgcagagcaccggccaGATGCAGTGCAAGGTCTACGACTCCctgctggccctgccccaggACCTGCAGGCCGCCCGGGCCCTGCTGGTCGTCGCCATCATCCTGGGCGTCCTGGGCCTGCTGGTCTCGCTGGTGGGCGCCCAGTGCACCAACTGCGTGCAGGACGAGACGGCCAAGGCCAAGATCACCATCGTGTCCGGGGTGGTCTTCCTGCTGACCGGCGTGCTGACCCTCATCCCCGTGTCCTGGTCGGCCAACACCATCATCCGCGACTTCTACAACCCGCTGGTGGTCGAAGCCCAGAAGCGGGAGATGGGCGCGGGCATCTACATCGGCTGGGCGGCCGccgcgctgctgctgctgggcggGGGGCTGCTCTGCTGCTCCTGCCCCCCCAAAGACAAGAAGTACGTCCCGGCCAAGGTCATGTACTCGGCAGCCCGCTCTTCCGGGCCCAGCTACGACCGCAAAGACTACGTGTGA
- the ABHD11 gene encoding protein ABHD11, producing the protein MLRRACAWRLRPSRGLSLARAWSNEGPRPVPLSYTQFDGPTQEAPLVFLHGLFGSKTNFQSIAKSLARQTGRKVLTVDARNHGESTHSSEMSYEAMSADLQALLSQLGLPRCVLIGHSMGGKTAMTLALQKPELVERLVSVDISPEETTGVSDFPSFVAAMQAVRIPKELTRSQARKLADEQLKPVIQEVSVRQFLVTNLVEAAGRYVWRVNLEALTHHMDALMGFPQLPGTYSGPTLFLGGSNSQFIRPSHHPKIRRLFPQAQILSVPGAGHWVHADQPHDFTAAVRDFLT; encoded by the exons ATGCTCCGCAGGGCCTGCGCGTGGCGGCTTCGCCCCTCGCGCGGCCTCTCTCTGGCACGAGCCTGGAGTAACGAAGGCCCGAG GCCGGTGCCACTCTCCTACACCCAGTTCGACGGACCCACCCAGGAAGCGCCCCTCGTCTTCCTCCACGGGTTGTTTGGCAGTAAAACCAACTTCCAGTCCATCGCCAAATCCCTGGCGCGGCAGACGGGCCGAAAG GTGCTGACAGTGGATGCCCGGAATCACGGAGAGAGCACTCACAGCTCGGAGATGAGCTACGAGGCCATGAGCGCTGACCTGCAGGCCCTCCTGTCCCAGTTGGGCCTCCCTCGCTGTGTCCTCATTGGGCACAGCATGGGGGGCAAGACGGCCATGACCTTGGCATTGCAGAAG CCCGAGCTGGTGGAGCGCCTCGTGTCCGTGGACATTAGCCCAGAGGAGACGACCGGCGTCAGTGACTTCCCCTCATTCGTGGCGGCCATGCAGGCGGTACGGATCCCCAAGGAGCTGACCCGCTCCCAGGCCCGCAAGTTGGCGGACGAGCAGCTGAAACCCGTGATTCAG GAAGTCTCCGTGCGCCAGTTCCTGGTCACCAACCTGGTAGAGGCGGCTGGACGTTACGTCTGGAGGGTCAACCTGGAGGCCCTGACTCACCACATGGACGCACTCATGGgctttccccaactcccagggACCTACTCGGGCCCCACCCTCTTCCTCGGCGGCTCCAATTCCCAGTTCATCCG CCCTAGCCACCACCCCAAGATCAGGCGCCTCTTCCCCCAAGCCCAGATTCTCTCCGTGCCGGGAGCCGGCCACTGGGTTCACGCCGACCAGCCCCACGACTTCACGGCTGCCGTCCGAGACTTCCTGACGTAA